The Bremerella cremea genome window below encodes:
- a CDS encoding cytochrome-c peroxidase — translation MPRFVFLFAWFFLLIEPAHLPAQSTYLSDVPLGIDWIIIPDDNQMSDAKIELGKQLFFDPRLSGDQTVSCATCHDPNHGWADKQRFSQGVRGEKTSRNVPSIVNVGLHRTFFWDGRAASLEEQALFPLENRAEMDIRLDQLEQRLHDIAGYRRQFDAIFPDGVTAKNVGRALAAFQRTILAGETPYDQFRGGHADALDGEIGVGNGLFFGKAHCGNCHIAKVYTDHQFHNIGSGLETSGKDRGLAERTGRQEDVGKFRTPLLRDLALTAPYFHDGSKATLEDVVDFYNEGGGKNPNLDPHIVPLNLTAAEKQALVTFLREGLRSRDYPHVEKPLLPE, via the coding sequence ATGCCTCGCTTTGTCTTTTTGTTTGCCTGGTTCTTTTTGCTGATCGAGCCTGCTCATCTGCCGGCGCAATCAACCTACCTGAGTGATGTTCCGCTGGGGATCGATTGGATTATCATCCCCGACGACAACCAGATGTCTGACGCGAAAATTGAACTAGGAAAACAACTCTTTTTCGACCCCCGACTTTCCGGTGATCAAACCGTCAGTTGCGCAACTTGCCACGACCCCAACCACGGCTGGGCCGACAAGCAACGCTTCAGCCAAGGCGTTCGTGGGGAAAAAACTTCGCGCAATGTTCCGAGTATCGTGAACGTTGGCCTGCATCGCACCTTCTTCTGGGACGGCCGTGCGGCTTCTCTGGAAGAGCAAGCGTTGTTCCCGCTCGAAAACCGGGCCGAGATGGACATCCGACTCGATCAATTGGAACAGCGACTACACGACATCGCAGGCTACCGTCGCCAGTTCGACGCCATCTTTCCTGATGGAGTCACCGCTAAGAATGTCGGTCGAGCACTCGCGGCCTTTCAGCGGACGATATTGGCTGGCGAAACGCCGTACGACCAATTTCGCGGAGGGCATGCTGATGCCCTCGATGGTGAAATCGGCGTCGGCAACGGGCTCTTCTTCGGCAAAGCTCATTGCGGCAACTGCCACATCGCCAAGGTTTATACCGACCACCAATTCCACAACATCGGCAGTGGGCTAGAAACTAGCGGGAAAGATCGTGGCCTGGCCGAGCGTACCGGCCGTCAGGAAGATGTCGGTAAGTTCCGCACTCCCCTGCTCCGCGATCTGGCGTTAACGGCGCCTTATTTTCACGATGGAAGCAAAGCCACACTGGAAGACGTGGTCGACTTCTATAACGAAGGGGGCGGCAAGAATCCAAACCTTGACCCGCACATCGTTCCCCTGAATCTCACTGCCGCAGAGAAACAGGCCCTCGTCACGTTTCTACGCGAGGGGCTCCGCAGTCGCGATTACCCCCACGTCGAGAAGCCGCTATTGCCGGAGTGA
- a CDS encoding YeiH family protein, translated as MTDEPASESNSDTVEILPPPPGLSEDIIAIIAGIALLVFCFALTITSGEQKVEGDKVTAIVNPLKAWVGKPGGWNDNPVDSFLGSGEKPKPTWQGTLGVMGILGVCLSLLAPVMRPKANPLHFLIGFLLMFALATLSYVLAGQDFIKSYNLEYALWALVVGLVIGNTIGKQAFGAFGEAAIRTELYIKTGLVLLGAEVLFSKLMTLGLPGIMIAWVVTPIVLITTFWFGQKVLKMKSASLNMTISADMSVCGVSAAIATAAACKAKKEELSVAIGLSLCFTAGMMVLMPAMVKAMGLDEVVGGAWIGGTVDATGAVAVAGGLLGDKALEVAATVKMIQNILIGVIAFGVAVYWTTRQDNEEGAKSKVDISEIWKRFPKFVLGFIGASIVASLLYSYADQGELLVSGTTAVTKSMRGWLFCLAFVCIGIDLNFRQLSSQFHGGKPLILYLCGQTLNLILTLGMAYLAFKVLFPGAESAVP; from the coding sequence ATGACTGACGAGCCTGCTTCGGAATCGAATTCTGATACTGTTGAAATTCTACCTCCTCCGCCTGGACTTTCTGAAGACATAATCGCCATTATCGCTGGCATCGCATTGCTGGTGTTTTGCTTTGCTTTGACGATAACCTCCGGCGAACAAAAAGTGGAAGGTGACAAAGTCACCGCGATTGTGAATCCACTGAAAGCCTGGGTCGGTAAGCCTGGGGGATGGAACGACAACCCGGTGGACTCGTTTCTGGGCAGCGGCGAGAAGCCGAAACCAACCTGGCAAGGGACACTTGGCGTCATGGGCATCCTAGGGGTGTGCTTATCGCTGCTGGCGCCTGTCATGCGCCCGAAAGCAAACCCGCTTCATTTCCTCATCGGTTTCTTGTTGATGTTTGCCTTAGCCACTTTGTCGTATGTGTTGGCAGGGCAAGATTTTATTAAAAGTTACAACCTCGAGTACGCCTTGTGGGCCCTGGTGGTTGGGTTGGTGATTGGCAATACGATCGGCAAGCAGGCGTTCGGTGCTTTTGGTGAAGCTGCCATTCGAACGGAACTGTACATCAAGACGGGGCTGGTCTTGCTCGGGGCCGAAGTGTTGTTCAGCAAGTTAATGACGTTGGGGCTGCCGGGGATCATGATTGCCTGGGTGGTGACTCCGATTGTCTTGATCACTACCTTTTGGTTTGGGCAAAAAGTACTGAAAATGAAGTCCGCCTCGCTCAATATGACGATCTCGGCAGATATGTCGGTATGCGGTGTCTCGGCGGCTATTGCGACGGCTGCGGCTTGTAAGGCGAAGAAAGAAGAACTATCGGTTGCGATTGGTCTCTCGCTTTGTTTCACTGCCGGGATGATGGTGCTTATGCCAGCGATGGTCAAAGCGATGGGGCTCGACGAAGTCGTCGGCGGTGCTTGGATCGGCGGAACGGTTGATGCTACGGGGGCGGTTGCGGTTGCAGGTGGGTTGCTCGGAGATAAAGCGTTAGAAGTCGCGGCGACCGTAAAGATGATTCAAAACATCTTGATTGGTGTAATTGCTTTCGGAGTGGCCGTTTACTGGACGACTCGGCAAGATAACGAAGAGGGTGCCAAGTCGAAGGTCGACATTAGTGAAATTTGGAAACGTTTTCCCAAGTTCGTGTTGGGCTTTATTGGGGCATCGATTGTTGCGTCGTTGCTTTATTCTTATGCCGATCAAGGCGAATTGCTGGTCAGCGGGACCACGGCGGTAACCAAAAGCATGCGTGGTTGGCTGTTTTGCCTGGCATTTGTCTGCATTGGCATCGACTTGAACTTTCGCCAATTGTCTTCACAGTTTCATGGCGGTAAGCCGTTGATCTTATATCTTTGCGGCCAAACGCTGAACTTGATTCTTACACTGGGCATGGCTTACTTGGCTTTCAAGGTCTTATTCCCCGGAGCTGAAAGTGCCGTTCCCTAA
- a CDS encoding App1 family protein, which translates to MVPDETALSNLKDSERVLLYPTYAYPDPDRGGWVLLVHGSVFEAVPENLPRKIMIRLLARLMGATQEQLETSIFRQRILGFTVHQHSGKQIAVKIGEKVYQLEDKSKKNGQFRGTIFIPHQDVDTIAMTVGATRHVRYAIHSEFDVATPLDGLVRLIDDEGISVISDIDDTVKHTHVSTRKDMLANTFLHEFATVPGMVELYQKWHEQGAAFHYVTSSPWQLFEPLSELFHQKGLPGGSFHMKSVRFRDPTVLQLFIARRWGKRKAIKQILRTFPKRKFVLVGDSGEKDPETYGVMARRYPDQILKIFIRDLGGKKSNDQRYTKAFRHVPAEKCERFTCASQLHAYDLPPIEVDTSESR; encoded by the coding sequence ATGGTTCCTGATGAGACTGCCCTCAGTAACTTGAAGGATAGCGAGCGAGTCTTGCTCTATCCGACCTACGCCTATCCAGATCCGGATCGCGGCGGCTGGGTTTTACTGGTACACGGGAGTGTCTTCGAGGCAGTTCCGGAGAACCTTCCGCGCAAGATCATGATCCGCTTGCTGGCCCGCCTAATGGGGGCGACTCAGGAACAACTCGAAACGAGCATCTTTCGGCAACGCATCCTTGGCTTCACGGTGCACCAGCACAGTGGTAAGCAAATCGCCGTAAAGATCGGGGAAAAAGTCTACCAGCTAGAAGACAAATCAAAGAAGAATGGCCAGTTCCGGGGCACTATCTTCATTCCCCATCAAGACGTCGATACCATCGCCATGACGGTCGGTGCGACGCGTCACGTTCGTTACGCGATTCACTCCGAGTTTGATGTCGCCACCCCTTTGGATGGTTTGGTTCGCCTGATTGATGATGAAGGCATCTCAGTCATCTCTGACATTGACGATACCGTCAAACACACGCATGTCTCTACCCGCAAAGATATGCTCGCCAACACCTTCCTGCATGAATTTGCAACCGTTCCGGGGATGGTCGAACTCTACCAGAAGTGGCACGAACAAGGGGCCGCGTTTCACTACGTAACCAGCAGCCCTTGGCAATTGTTTGAGCCGCTGTCCGAGCTCTTCCACCAAAAAGGCTTGCCAGGTGGCTCGTTCCACATGAAAAGTGTCCGCTTTCGCGACCCAACCGTCTTGCAACTTTTTATTGCCCGGCGGTGGGGAAAACGGAAAGCGATCAAGCAGATTTTGCGAACTTTTCCTAAGCGAAAGTTCGTATTGGTCGGGGATTCCGGAGAGAAAGACCCTGAGACTTACGGCGTTATGGCGCGAAGATACCCTGATCAGATTCTGAAAATCTTTATTCGCGATCTAGGGGGAAAGAAATCGAACGACCAGCGTTACACCAAGGCGTTCCGGCATGTGCCCGCTGAAAAATGCGAACGGTTCACGTGTGCCTCTCAGCTGCACGCGTACGACTTGCCACCCATCGAGGTCGACACGTCTGAGAGCAGATAA
- a CDS encoding tetratricopeptide repeat protein — protein MLACASGCSTFSQAQASHERVIQARQLTQRGVQAMHRNDWDNATKYLAEAKEHSPYDVQARMHYAETLWKTGQRKEAIQELEEILQLANDDPAIHTRLGRMYLDFGEPTQAHLAANRAIECDPKFAEAWKLQGDLALLRNDLASAKLSFIRAANNVETMDREVQIRLASTYRRLGQPSQSLACISQVHQTEFGQRLPAEVGIEQALAYRDMGRNLEAADCLAELADANELSEELLYAWAECEVAAGRLARAEFAANSVLQVNPQHGPALQLVGRLPAYRQQAEQAWRR, from the coding sequence ATGCTAGCGTGCGCTAGCGGATGCAGTACGTTCAGTCAGGCACAAGCCTCTCACGAGCGGGTGATTCAGGCCCGACAGTTGACGCAGCGCGGGGTTCAGGCCATGCACCGCAACGACTGGGATAACGCCACCAAATACCTCGCCGAAGCCAAAGAACACAGCCCTTACGATGTCCAAGCTCGGATGCACTATGCCGAGACTTTGTGGAAGACCGGCCAGCGGAAGGAAGCCATTCAAGAGCTGGAAGAGATCCTGCAGTTGGCCAACGACGACCCCGCGATCCACACGCGACTGGGACGGATGTATCTTGATTTTGGTGAACCAACCCAAGCCCATCTAGCGGCGAATCGCGCTATCGAATGCGATCCTAAGTTCGCCGAGGCCTGGAAATTACAGGGAGACTTGGCTTTATTGCGCAACGACCTTGCTTCGGCCAAGCTATCCTTTATCCGGGCAGCCAATAATGTAGAAACAATGGACCGTGAGGTGCAAATTCGCCTTGCTTCGACTTATCGTCGGCTAGGTCAACCTAGTCAATCGTTGGCTTGTATTTCTCAGGTACATCAAACCGAGTTCGGGCAAAGATTGCCAGCGGAAGTCGGAATCGAACAGGCGTTGGCTTATCGCGATATGGGAAGAAACCTGGAAGCAGCCGATTGCCTGGCGGAACTGGCCGATGCCAACGAACTGTCAGAGGAATTGCTTTATGCTTGGGCCGAGTGCGAAGTCGCCGCCGGTCGCCTAGCCCGGGCCGAATTCGCCGCCAACTCGGTCTTACAGGTCAATCCGCAACATGGGCCTGCGTTGCAACTTGTGGGACGTTTGCCAGCTTACCGCCAGCAAGCCGAGCAGGCATGGCGACGCTAA
- a CDS encoding winged helix-turn-helix domain-containing protein, whose amino-acid sequence MATSTDLHEETMQKIGECSGQVWGYLSTEGPATITKLTKEIGEKKDLVLQAVGWLARENKLYFFEKGRNKLIGLIDHVPPHE is encoded by the coding sequence ATGGCGACATCCACGGATCTGCACGAAGAAACCATGCAGAAGATCGGCGAATGCTCTGGCCAAGTATGGGGATATCTTTCCACCGAAGGCCCTGCCACCATCACCAAGCTCACCAAAGAAATTGGCGAGAAGAAGGATTTGGTCCTTCAAGCAGTTGGCTGGTTGGCTCGTGAAAACAAGCTGTACTTCTTTGAAAAGGGACGCAACAAGCTCATCGGCTTGATCGATCATGTCCCTCCCCACGAATAG
- a CDS encoding prenyltransferase/squalene oxidase repeat-containing protein, with amino-acid sequence MAHDQRTDDETPSFSPPEKAWPVYVAFTLFMLYFGAASYLLFDWNHELWYFDAKVYVGFAVVAWLVGMAMIPLLDISSVRRGIQLSLVLSLMVHLSLFIGIVAIHVGDIADSSLNQNQEKTPRRRQTIVPDYSPAQISEDREAVREYEQPVETREAEAEVDPLEQEKLEHDQPEMNRNEVAEKLPREIEPEEINKKEQETQPPQETTLDQLPSQLAKQMREIERQAQQAQQIEVQRQEELPPEIAAAQAEAQRAAQALEMQRQAARVQEAIQRATEMERRETAQNLPELSAAAANQVERQRLNNENPASTQAEAAAVQQWAPQQVQAQAQTAQLARQQSPQPASQPHTDVAPATSSAMANSMALNRNSANVSQPRLPSSAPRELGRNASANNFPTINTNVADNFPRPLAGESRSAQLRPATGSVARQEVGGDGVAANAVNPGQLWARPATAGPSAQMVEQHGATRGTASREAGIATSELSNPSLGRSPATGSQAMVGPGVKIEFQGPTGAGPAAAGGLADGQFSAPSMNIGRTAGNGVEQFGGGQVGGGNIGAPGMNLGSGFASAPPATTRRGDSGPSLQEVAAGSVGLSSSRTPGRSPVVGITAEAAGTGESGAAIRPNGADTAGVPHGIDLVPELRRRSLDTGTMPSARPGAGDLAGTPPGTAPQPGFIGRRRMADVPQIGAGVANLPVRSPGRQGPLLSTQAAVPTEAFSRRAMRKGGGAGEGTIRPSRETEEAIERGLAFLARHQSSDGRWSLRGFAAVHPENYPIYEQELDSPYALNSDTAATGLALLAFLGAGYDHLNDKYQQEVNDGIQFLLKHQKPTGDLYIEMDEKSNASCRLYSHAIAALALSEAYGMTQDEKLREPAQRSLDFIELAQDPNLGGWRYTPRNGSDTSVTGWMTLALKSGQLAGLRVDPKTFDGIRRWLRSAESRLAGRAVYVYNPYAPDTDAQRKGRLPSQTMTAVGALIQLYTGNRRDSRVLQDSADYLKANLPQLGTRQQPLRDTYYWYYATQVMFHMRGEYWEAWDNNLHVMLEQTQEREGPAAGSWDPNGSIPDRWAPFAGRIYVTTMNLLSLEVYHRHLPIYDDVGR; translated from the coding sequence ATGGCCCACGACCAGAGAACCGACGACGAAACGCCTTCTTTTTCTCCTCCGGAAAAAGCATGGCCGGTGTACGTCGCGTTCACTCTGTTCATGCTCTATTTCGGAGCGGCCAGCTATTTGCTTTTCGATTGGAACCACGAATTGTGGTACTTCGACGCCAAGGTTTATGTTGGCTTCGCGGTGGTGGCTTGGCTGGTCGGTATGGCCATGATTCCACTGTTGGACATAAGCAGTGTTCGCCGTGGAATCCAGCTTTCGCTCGTCTTAAGTTTGATGGTGCATCTCAGCCTATTCATCGGCATTGTCGCGATTCATGTCGGAGACATTGCCGATTCGTCGCTCAACCAAAATCAAGAGAAAACACCCCGGCGTCGCCAAACGATCGTGCCCGATTACAGCCCTGCCCAGATCAGCGAAGACCGTGAAGCAGTGCGAGAGTATGAACAACCGGTCGAGACCCGCGAAGCCGAAGCGGAAGTCGACCCGCTTGAACAAGAAAAGCTTGAACACGATCAGCCTGAGATGAACCGGAATGAGGTTGCCGAGAAGCTGCCGCGCGAGATCGAGCCAGAGGAAATCAACAAGAAAGAGCAAGAGACGCAGCCGCCGCAAGAGACCACGCTCGATCAACTCCCCTCGCAGTTAGCCAAGCAAATGCGAGAGATCGAGCGTCAGGCTCAGCAAGCTCAGCAGATTGAAGTGCAGCGGCAAGAGGAACTTCCTCCGGAGATAGCGGCTGCCCAAGCGGAAGCTCAACGGGCTGCCCAGGCATTAGAGATGCAGCGACAAGCAGCACGCGTGCAAGAGGCCATCCAGCGAGCGACCGAAATGGAACGCCGTGAGACAGCGCAGAATCTACCCGAACTTTCCGCTGCGGCCGCTAACCAGGTAGAGCGTCAGCGATTGAATAACGAGAACCCTGCCAGTACGCAAGCCGAAGCCGCTGCGGTTCAGCAGTGGGCTCCACAACAAGTTCAAGCCCAAGCTCAGACCGCTCAGCTGGCGCGGCAACAGTCACCGCAGCCAGCCAGTCAGCCACATACCGATGTCGCGCCAGCTACGAGCTCGGCGATGGCCAACAGCATGGCATTAAATCGCAACTCTGCAAACGTCAGCCAACCCCGTTTGCCGTCCTCTGCGCCTCGGGAGCTTGGCCGAAACGCTTCGGCGAATAACTTTCCTACCATCAACACGAACGTCGCAGATAACTTTCCTCGTCCGCTTGCCGGGGAATCTCGCAGCGCTCAACTGCGGCCTGCCACTGGAAGTGTTGCTCGCCAAGAAGTGGGCGGAGACGGGGTTGCCGCAAACGCCGTAAATCCTGGCCAGCTGTGGGCCAGACCTGCGACTGCCGGTCCGTCGGCGCAGATGGTCGAGCAGCATGGAGCCACACGCGGGACAGCTTCTCGGGAGGCGGGGATTGCGACGAGCGAACTGAGCAATCCGTCGCTGGGACGTAGCCCGGCGACCGGTTCGCAGGCCATGGTGGGCCCCGGCGTGAAGATCGAGTTTCAGGGACCAACCGGCGCCGGCCCAGCCGCTGCCGGTGGTTTGGCTGATGGTCAGTTTTCAGCGCCTTCGATGAATATTGGTCGTACGGCAGGAAATGGAGTCGAACAGTTCGGTGGTGGGCAAGTTGGTGGCGGCAATATTGGCGCCCCAGGCATGAACCTAGGGTCCGGTTTCGCTTCAGCACCTCCCGCAACGACAAGGCGAGGCGACAGTGGGCCTTCGCTACAAGAGGTGGCTGCTGGATCCGTAGGCCTGTCTAGTAGTCGTACGCCAGGGCGAAGTCCGGTAGTGGGAATTACGGCAGAGGCCGCCGGTACAGGGGAAAGCGGGGCTGCGATTCGCCCAAATGGGGCAGATACGGCGGGCGTTCCACATGGGATCGATTTGGTACCTGAACTACGCCGACGCAGCTTGGACACCGGCACCATGCCCTCGGCTCGACCAGGCGCCGGAGACTTGGCAGGCACTCCGCCGGGGACAGCCCCACAGCCCGGTTTTATTGGTCGGCGGCGGATGGCCGATGTTCCGCAGATTGGCGCCGGCGTGGCCAACTTACCGGTACGTTCGCCTGGACGACAAGGCCCATTATTGAGTACCCAGGCAGCCGTTCCGACAGAAGCGTTCAGTCGCCGTGCGATGCGGAAAGGGGGCGGAGCAGGGGAGGGAACGATCCGCCCAAGTCGCGAAACGGAAGAAGCAATCGAGCGAGGATTAGCGTTCCTCGCGCGGCATCAGTCCTCGGATGGACGTTGGAGCCTGCGAGGTTTCGCGGCCGTACATCCTGAGAATTATCCGATTTACGAACAAGAGCTTGACTCTCCCTACGCACTCAATTCCGACACGGCGGCAACCGGTTTGGCACTGTTGGCGTTCTTGGGGGCTGGCTACGATCATCTGAACGACAAATACCAACAGGAAGTCAACGATGGCATCCAATTCCTGCTGAAGCATCAGAAGCCGACCGGTGATCTTTACATCGAGATGGATGAAAAGTCGAACGCCAGTTGCCGCTTGTACAGCCACGCGATTGCGGCGTTAGCACTCAGCGAGGCTTACGGCATGACTCAGGATGAAAAACTGCGTGAGCCTGCTCAGCGATCACTCGATTTTATTGAACTGGCCCAAGATCCTAACTTGGGAGGCTGGCGATATACGCCGCGTAATGGATCCGATACGTCGGTTACCGGCTGGATGACTTTAGCACTTAAAAGCGGCCAACTAGCGGGACTGCGAGTCGATCCTAAGACATTCGATGGCATACGGCGTTGGCTTCGTTCGGCAGAGTCACGTTTGGCAGGCCGCGCCGTCTATGTTTACAACCCTTATGCCCCAGATACCGATGCCCAGCGCAAAGGGCGTTTGCCGAGCCAAACCATGACGGCGGTCGGAGCTTTGATTCAGCTTTACACGGGGAATCGTCGCGATAGTCGAGTCTTACAAGATAGTGCGGACTATCTGAAAGCTAACCTGCCGCAATTAGGAACACGCCAGCAGCCGCTCCGCGATACGTATTATTGGTATTACGCCACGCAAGTGATGTTTCACATGCGGGGCGAATACTGGGAGGCGTGGGATAACAACCTGCACGTCATGCTAGAGCAAACGCAGGAACGCGAAGGGCCTGCGGCAGGAAGCTGGGACCCAAATGGGAGCATTCCAGATCGCTGGGCACCCTTCGCCGGACGCATTTACGTCACGACGATGAACCTGCTCTCGCTGGAGGTCTATCACCGCCACTTGCCGATTTATGACGATGTTGGTCGGTAG
- a CDS encoding ExbD/TolR family protein: MAVKFKKSRAQSMLDITPLIDIVFLLLIFFVVMTRFDEEDYKLDVVLPTASEAKPLISQPRELFINIDLDGSFFVRGQQYTIDEIDQLLLQTAADNPESTIIIRADKDSKLEFSVQVMNACNKAKLSNYSISTAAIEPAP, translated from the coding sequence TTGGCAGTCAAGTTTAAGAAAAGTCGCGCCCAGTCGATGCTCGATATCACCCCGTTGATCGACATCGTCTTCCTCCTGTTGATCTTCTTCGTTGTGATGACTCGCTTCGACGAAGAAGATTACAAGCTTGACGTCGTGTTACCAACGGCCAGCGAAGCCAAACCGTTGATTTCACAGCCGCGCGAGTTGTTCATCAACATTGATTTGGATGGAAGTTTCTTCGTGCGTGGTCAGCAATATACGATCGACGAAATCGACCAACTGCTATTGCAAACGGCTGCCGACAATCCGGAGAGCACAATCATTATTCGGGCCGACAAAGACAGCAAGCTTGAATTCAGTGTGCAAGTGATGAATGCCTGCAACAAGGCGAAGCTGAGTAACTATTCGATCAGCACGGCCGCGATCGAGCCAGCCCCGTAG
- a CDS encoding MotA/TolQ/ExbB proton channel family protein, whose translation MNDIDQLGYQRYLRSWGVVYGVLLLCLAINAPLWGQTEEPAPGQPVEEEKPALIEQRLNDKESLTLVSLVLRGGQMMIPLGVISVIVVALTLERWFALRKSRIIPYRLRRELSQLRLSEKGLDPREAYKLCKQYPSALANVVKAMLLRIGRPQSEVEHAVAEATEREADRLYSNVRWISLMGSVAPLLGLMGTVWGIIWTFYKTTQLEIGADRADQLAGGIFVALVTTLGGLVIAIPAMIVAQYFESRIISLFHEMDEILFDLIPGFEHYEGKVRAKHRTYENPSTTSFTTMVPPSKPGRDAAIDGP comes from the coding sequence ATGAATGATATCGACCAACTTGGTTATCAACGCTACCTGCGAAGCTGGGGCGTGGTATATGGAGTGCTGTTGCTATGCCTCGCAATTAACGCACCGCTGTGGGGCCAGACTGAAGAACCGGCGCCAGGTCAGCCGGTGGAAGAAGAGAAGCCAGCCCTCATCGAGCAGCGGCTTAACGATAAGGAATCGCTCACGCTAGTAAGTCTTGTGCTGCGGGGTGGCCAGATGATGATTCCCCTGGGAGTCATCTCGGTGATTGTGGTAGCGTTGACGTTAGAGCGGTGGTTTGCTCTTCGTAAGTCGCGGATCATTCCTTACCGGTTACGCCGCGAGTTGTCGCAACTTCGTTTGAGTGAAAAGGGGCTCGACCCCCGCGAAGCCTACAAGCTTTGCAAACAGTATCCTTCGGCGTTGGCCAACGTGGTGAAAGCAATGCTCCTGCGAATTGGTCGCCCCCAGTCGGAAGTCGAGCACGCCGTGGCGGAAGCGACCGAGCGAGAAGCGGACCGATTGTACAGCAACGTCCGTTGGATCTCGTTGATGGGGAGCGTGGCCCCGCTTCTCGGACTGATGGGAACCGTGTGGGGGATCATCTGGACGTTTTACAAAACCACGCAACTAGAGATCGGTGCCGACCGAGCCGATCAACTAGCGGGTGGTATTTTTGTGGCCTTGGTGACAACATTGGGCGGGCTGGTAATCGCCATCCCGGCGATGATTGTGGCGCAGTATTTTGAAAGCCGAATTATATCGCTCTTCCATGAGATGGATGAGATTTTGTTCGACTTGATTCCTGGGTTTGAACACTACGAAGGGAAAGTGCGTGCCAAGCATCGGACGTATGAAAACCCTTCGACAACCTCGTTCACCACGATGGTTCCTCCTAGCAAGCCTGGCCGAGATGCGGCGATCGACGGCCCGTGA